The following proteins are co-located in the Catenulispora sp. MAP5-51 genome:
- a CDS encoding OsmC family protein has product MATATNGVNVQALLEAREVLKGAPEAAQFTWRASSTWREGVHSTTTVQKFFGLGEERSHKEESVFEADHPEVFAAEDNGITPIEFLLVGLAGCLTAGVASVAQNRGIQLHSVRSTVEGRHDIRGILGADSDVRNGFTDIKVTFAIDADASKQEIEALVAQSQKRSAVFDALTNPTDVTVEVA; this is encoded by the coding sequence ATGGCCACGGCTACCAACGGAGTCAACGTGCAGGCGCTGCTGGAGGCGCGCGAGGTGCTCAAGGGCGCGCCGGAGGCCGCCCAGTTCACCTGGCGTGCCTCGTCGACCTGGCGCGAGGGCGTCCACAGCACCACCACGGTCCAGAAGTTCTTCGGGCTCGGTGAGGAGCGCAGCCACAAGGAGGAGTCGGTGTTCGAGGCCGACCACCCGGAGGTCTTCGCCGCCGAGGACAACGGCATCACCCCGATCGAGTTCCTCCTGGTGGGCCTGGCCGGCTGCCTGACCGCCGGGGTCGCGTCCGTGGCGCAGAACCGCGGCATCCAGCTGCACTCGGTGCGCTCCACCGTCGAGGGCCGGCACGACATCCGCGGCATCCTCGGCGCCGACAGCGACGTCCGCAACGGCTTCACCGACATCAAAGTGACCTTCGCCATCGACGCCGACGCCTCGAAGCAGGAGATCGAGGCCCTGGTGGCCCAGTCGCAGAAGCGCTCGGCGGTGTTCGACGCGCTCACCAACCC